Proteins from a single region of Crassaminicella profunda:
- a CDS encoding response regulator transcription factor produces MAKEKILIVDDELQIQELIRMYLIKEDFEVICASNGNEACLLALQEKPDLIILDILMPELDGLETCTKLRKTTDVPILFLSCKNQDIDKILGLSVGGDDYVTKPFSPSVLIARVKAHLRRNRLLSENKVEKQFLRYPGLEIDIASHSVFVNHALISLTTKEFDLLVFLAKHPNRVFYTSQIFEKIWDDHSFEKDARTVMVHISNLRKKIEKNPTKPQYIITVRGVGYKFGGSFSSMQNYTPLYKNCASCHYQ; encoded by the coding sequence ATGGCTAAAGAAAAAATTCTAATCGTTGATGATGAGCTACAAATACAAGAATTGATTCGTATGTATCTCATAAAAGAAGATTTCGAGGTGATTTGTGCTTCTAATGGCAACGAAGCCTGTCTATTGGCCTTACAAGAAAAACCAGACTTAATTATTTTGGATATTCTTATGCCTGAACTAGATGGGCTAGAAACCTGTACCAAATTAAGAAAAACTACAGATGTACCTATCCTTTTTCTTAGTTGCAAAAATCAAGATATTGATAAAATATTAGGTCTTAGCGTTGGGGGAGATGATTATGTAACCAAGCCCTTTAGCCCTAGTGTACTCATTGCACGAGTAAAAGCACATCTTCGTCGAAATCGTCTATTATCTGAAAATAAAGTTGAAAAACAATTCTTAAGGTATCCAGGACTTGAAATTGACATAGCTAGTCATTCTGTATTCGTCAATCATGCTTTAATTTCTTTGACTACAAAAGAATTCGATCTTCTTGTTTTTTTAGCAAAACACCCAAATAGAGTCTTTTATACAAGCCAAATTTTCGAAAAAATTTGGGATGATCACAGCTTTGAAAAAGATGCACGAACGGTTATGGTACATATTAGTAATTTGCGAAAAAAAATAGAAAAAAATCCTACAAAGCCTCAATATATCATTACAGTCAGAGGGGTTGGCTATAAATTTGGTGGTTCTTTTTCATCTATGCAAAACTATACACCCCTATATAAGAATTGTGCTTCATGTCATTATCAATGA
- a CDS encoding ABC transporter ATP-binding protein, with product MLKIENLTKSYGKFKAVNKLSLTINEGEIFGFVGPNGAGKTTTMKMIATLLKPDSGKIYLDEVDLSKDLKGIRERTGYMPDFFGVYDNLKAIEYLEFYGDVAGIPKEERKDTIEDLLALVDLTHKREAYVDSLSRGMKQRLCLARSLIHNPKLLILDEPASGMDPRARVQMKEILKELKRMGKTILISSHILSELAELCDSIGIIENGKIVQIGSVDKIMRKVSKGNLIKIKILDHMERAVTLLKEEPLVKDVFTDENHIEISFDGEEKDTAKIIKKLINNEILVTSFSPIESNLEEIFMKVTKGEEE from the coding sequence ATGCTAAAGATTGAAAATTTAACTAAAAGCTATGGAAAATTTAAAGCAGTCAATAAACTTTCATTAACAATCAATGAAGGCGAAATATTTGGATTTGTAGGGCCAAATGGTGCAGGTAAAACAACAACCATGAAGATGATTGCAACCCTCTTAAAGCCAGACTCTGGTAAAATCTATCTTGATGAAGTAGATCTTTCAAAGGATTTAAAAGGAATTAGAGAAAGAACAGGCTATATGCCAGATTTCTTTGGTGTATATGATAATTTAAAGGCCATTGAGTATCTTGAGTTTTATGGGGACGTGGCAGGAATTCCAAAAGAGGAAAGAAAAGATACCATAGAGGATTTATTAGCCCTCGTAGACCTTACCCATAAAAGAGAAGCTTATGTAGATTCTTTATCGAGAGGAATGAAGCAAAGACTTTGTCTTGCTAGAAGTCTTATTCATAACCCTAAATTATTAATTCTTGATGAGCCTGCATCAGGAATGGATCCAAGGGCAAGGGTTCAGATGAAAGAGATCTTAAAGGAACTAAAAAGAATGGGAAAGACTATTTTAATCAGTTCTCATATCTTATCAGAGTTAGCAGAGCTTTGTGATAGTATAGGAATCATTGAGAATGGAAAAATTGTACAAATCGGTTCCGTAGATAAAATTATGAGAAAAGTTTCAAAAGGTAATTTGATTAAAATAAAAATACTGGATCACATGGAAAGAGCTGTTACTTTATTAAAAGAAGAACCTTTGGTAAAAGATGTTTTTACAGATGAAAATCATATAGAAATTTCCTTTGATGGGGAAGAGAAGGATACTGCAAAAATCATAAAAAAACTAATCAATAATGAAATCTTGGTTACTTCTTTTAGTCCTATTGAAAGTAATCTAGAGGAAATATTTATGAAAGTTACCAAGGGGGAAGAAGAATGA
- a CDS encoding ACT domain-containing protein — protein MKAVVTVIGKDQIGIIAKVTCTLAENSMNILDISQTILQDYFTMIMIVDLSKMKSSFNDIKKELEKVGKDIGLSIKIQHEDIFDSMHKIS, from the coding sequence ATGAAAGCAGTTGTCACAGTAATAGGAAAGGATCAAATAGGAATCATCGCAAAAGTTACTTGTACTTTAGCGGAAAATAGTATGAATATCCTAGATATTAGCCAAACTATTTTACAGGATTACTTTACCATGATCATGATTGTGGATTTATCTAAAATGAAAAGTAGCTTCAATGATATAAAAAAGGAACTTGAAAAAGTTGGTAAAGACATAGGCCTTTCTATCAAAATACAACATGAAGATATATTTGATTCTATGCACAAAATTTCATAG
- a CDS encoding NUDIX hydrolase — translation MRLDTIQKIFKGREYNPEGNYEQFSVLVPIVKVKEQLELLFEVRSSNLKVQPKEICFPGGKLENKESKEMCAIRETCEELNISPNHVEIFNPLDFLVLPYNLILYPFLGTISQIDLKNLDFNEDEVSEIFTVPLNFFLENEPTKHYIDLEAHIPETFPFHMIPSGKDYHWRTGKYPVLFYEYKGYVIWGITARIIKNFVNIIRKE, via the coding sequence ATGCGTCTTGATACAATTCAAAAAATTTTTAAGGGTAGAGAATATAATCCAGAAGGAAATTATGAACAATTTTCAGTTCTAGTACCTATTGTTAAAGTAAAAGAACAACTTGAACTTTTATTTGAAGTTCGTTCAAGTAATCTAAAGGTACAGCCAAAAGAAATATGCTTTCCAGGAGGAAAACTAGAAAACAAAGAATCTAAAGAAATGTGTGCCATTCGAGAAACTTGTGAAGAATTGAATATTTCACCAAATCATGTAGAGATTTTTAATCCCTTAGATTTTTTAGTTTTACCTTATAATCTAATACTTTATCCATTCTTAGGAACTATCTCTCAAATAGATCTTAAAAATTTAGATTTTAATGAAGATGAAGTATCAGAAATTTTTACTGTTCCACTGAACTTCTTTCTAGAAAATGAACCAACAAAGCATTATATAGACCTTGAGGCACATATTCCAGAAACTTTTCCATTTCATATGATTCCAAGTGGAAAAGATTATCATTGGCGAACAGGAAAATATCCTGTTTTATTTTATGAATATAAAGGGTATGTTATATGGGGTATAACAGCAAGGATTATTAAAAACTTTGTTAACATTATAAGAAAAGAATGA
- a CDS encoding PFL family protein translates to METIQMIEKEKLDIRTITMGISLLDCAHTDGKQSRIKIYDKITRYAENLVKVGEDIEAELGIPIINKRISVTPISLIAQTSNDQNYVEFAKTLDAAAKAVGVNFIGGFSALVQKGYSKGDKILINSIPEALSVTERVCSSVNIGDTKSGINMDAVRDMGKIIKQTAFLTKDQESIGCAKLVVFANAVEDNPFMAGAFHGVGEGESVINVGVSGPGVIKSALEKVQGAPFDVVAETIKKTAFKITRVGQLVAKEASNRLNVPFGILDLSLAPTPAVGDSVARIFEEMGIERCGGHGTTAALALLNDAVKKGGIMASSHVGGLSGAFIPVSEDEGMIHAVKTGSLNIEKLEAMTCVCSVGLDMIAIPGDTPDTTISGMIADEAAIGVINHKTTAVRIIPVYGKTLGDEVEFGGLLGSAPIMRVSKFSSADFINRGGRIPAPVHSFKN, encoded by the coding sequence ATGGAAACTATTCAAATGATTGAAAAAGAAAAATTAGATATTCGAACTATCACCATGGGTATATCCTTATTAGACTGTGCTCACACAGATGGAAAACAATCAAGAATTAAAATTTACGATAAAATCACAAGATATGCAGAAAATCTTGTAAAGGTAGGAGAAGATATTGAAGCAGAACTAGGCATTCCTATTATCAATAAAAGAATTTCTGTAACACCTATTTCTTTAATTGCACAAACAAGTAACGATCAAAACTATGTTGAATTTGCAAAAACACTTGATGCAGCCGCAAAAGCCGTAGGGGTTAACTTTATTGGTGGTTTTTCAGCCCTTGTTCAAAAAGGCTATTCAAAAGGAGACAAAATTTTAATCAATTCCATTCCTGAAGCTCTATCTGTTACAGAAAGAGTATGCTCTTCCGTAAATATTGGAGATACCAAATCTGGAATTAATATGGATGCAGTTCGTGATATGGGAAAAATCATTAAACAGACAGCTTTCCTTACAAAAGATCAAGAAAGCATCGGATGTGCAAAACTAGTTGTTTTTGCCAATGCTGTAGAAGACAATCCTTTTATGGCCGGAGCTTTCCACGGGGTTGGAGAAGGAGAATCTGTTATAAATGTAGGTGTAAGTGGTCCTGGTGTTATAAAATCAGCCCTTGAAAAAGTACAAGGTGCCCCCTTTGATGTAGTTGCTGAAACCATTAAGAAAACTGCATTTAAAATAACAAGAGTTGGTCAATTAGTAGCTAAGGAAGCTTCAAATAGACTAAACGTTCCCTTTGGAATTTTGGATTTATCCCTTGCCCCAACTCCTGCTGTAGGCGATAGTGTAGCAAGAATTTTTGAAGAAATGGGAATTGAAAGATGTGGAGGACATGGTACAACAGCAGCTTTAGCTCTTTTAAACGATGCAGTTAAAAAGGGCGGTATTATGGCATCCTCTCATGTAGGAGGTCTTAGTGGTGCATTTATTCCTGTCAGCGAAGATGAAGGAATGATTCATGCTGTAAAGACAGGTTCACTAAATATCGAAAAACTAGAAGCCATGACATGTGTATGCTCTGTAGGTCTTGATATGATTGCAATTCCTGGAGACACACCTGATACTACTATCTCCGGAATGATTGCTGATGAAGCAGCCATTGGGGTGATCAACCACAAAACTACTGCTGTAAGGATTATTCCTGTTTATGGAAAGACCCTAGGAGATGAAGTAGAATTCGGAGGTCTTTTAGGAAGTGCTCCTATTATGCGTGTAAGTAAATTTAGTAGTGCTGATTTTATCAATAGGGGAGGAAGAATCCCTGCCCCTGTTCATAGCTTCAAAAATTAA
- a CDS encoding response regulator transcription factor, with the protein MKHIFIVDDEANIRELIKKYLQKEGYETTLFDNGKNLVSEVRRLHPDLIVLDIMMPEIDGLELCREIRKISDLPIIFVSARDEEFDRILGLELGADDYLSKPFSPRELVVRIKTILRRVDKGNNQYEYDEKIVLKDMTLYCDRRYIEINDQEIKLTTKEYELFEMLVKNKNMPFKREQLLDKIWGYDYIGDTRVVDDLVKRIRKKLKILNSELEITTVWGYGYKIDS; encoded by the coding sequence TTGAAGCATATTTTTATAGTAGATGATGAAGCAAATATTAGAGAATTAATAAAAAAGTACCTTCAGAAGGAAGGTTATGAAACAACACTTTTTGACAATGGTAAAAATTTAGTTTCGGAAGTAAGACGACTTCATCCAGATTTGATTGTATTAGATATTATGATGCCAGAAATAGATGGATTAGAATTATGTAGGGAAATCAGAAAGATAAGTGATCTGCCAATCATATTTGTATCTGCAAGAGATGAAGAATTTGATAGGATATTAGGATTAGAATTAGGGGCAGATGATTATCTTTCCAAACCATTTAGTCCAAGGGAATTGGTTGTGAGAATCAAAACAATCCTAAGAAGAGTTGATAAAGGCAATAACCAATATGAATATGACGAAAAAATAGTATTAAAGGATATGACCCTATATTGTGATCGAAGATACATAGAAATAAATGATCAAGAAATAAAACTTACAACAAAGGAATACGAATTATTTGAAATGCTGGTGAAAAACAAAAACATGCCCTTTAAAAGAGAACAGCTATTAGATAAAATATGGGGGTATGATTACATAGGAGATACGAGAGTTGTTGATGATTTAGTAAAAAGAATAAGAAAAAAGCTAAAGATTCTAAATTCAGAATTAGAAATCACAACAGTTTGGGGATATGGATATAAAATTGATAGCTAA
- a CDS encoding ABC transporter permease yields the protein MRMNPVLKKELKTSMRTWRMPAMITVYTLLLSGLLFIVFMEAFSSYRYYRGFRPSALQGIYFAITMLQLVLIGVIVPTATASSICGEKQRRTFDLLICTRLSSISIVLGKLWAALSKMILLLIVSIPIISIISLFGGVDLYNIILLYGFYMITAILFGSIGLCASSIFKRTVTAIIVSGLIILFLAAGTFIIVALWYEFHDYKMAHTTIVSLLYMNPFSGLSAILDYQLGESLDLFRRLGVKGSVLKPLYINMSFDLILSCILLYVTSLRINPMKKCSWRKKDEENA from the coding sequence ATGAGAATGAATCCAGTATTAAAAAAGGAATTAAAAACAAGTATGAGAACTTGGAGAATGCCTGCCATGATAACCGTATATACATTATTGTTATCAGGATTATTATTTATTGTATTCATGGAAGCTTTTTCATCCTATAGATACTATAGAGGCTTTAGACCTAGTGCTCTTCAAGGAATCTATTTTGCTATTACAATGCTACAATTAGTTTTAATAGGGGTCATTGTTCCAACAGCCACAGCTAGTAGTATATGTGGAGAAAAACAAAGGAGAACCTTTGATTTATTAATATGTACAAGATTGTCAAGTATTTCTATTGTTCTTGGAAAGTTATGGGCAGCTCTTTCAAAGATGATATTATTACTGATTGTATCTATTCCTATTATCAGTATTATTTCTTTATTTGGAGGGGTAGATCTTTACAATATTATACTCTTATATGGTTTTTATATGATAACAGCTATATTATTTGGGAGTATTGGTCTTTGTGCATCGTCTATTTTTAAAAGGACCGTTACGGCTATTATTGTAAGTGGATTGATTATTTTGTTTTTAGCTGCAGGAACCTTTATTATTGTTGCATTGTGGTATGAATTTCATGATTATAAGATGGCCCATACAACGATTGTGTCTTTATTATATATGAATCCTTTTTCAGGATTGAGTGCTATTTTAGATTATCAGCTTGGAGAAAGTCTCGATCTATTTAGACGGTTAGGGGTAAAAGGTTCTGTTTTAAAGCCCTTATATATCAATATGAGTTTTGATTTAATTCTTTCATGTATTCTTTTATATGTTACATCTTTAAGAATTAATCCAATGAAAAAATGTAGCTGGAGAAAAAAGGATGAAGAAAATGCTTGA